In Candidatus Bathyarchaeia archaeon, the following are encoded in one genomic region:
- a CDS encoding RimK family alpha-L-glutamate ligase, producing MANIACFVEKYNFTDPKEAKALENFKFTAEKLGHNFNFMFRENLLEIPKYDAVFIRATTDPLFTAYIVSKTAWENGLRVVDDPKSIQICGNKIHLYSLFEKYDVPRIPTIIVNKDDFHHKRILEIFRTFGRPVVVKAPYTSFSRYVEKVACETSFREVAKRFFRKSDVLAVQKFTPTAFDWRVGVLNGEVLYICKYMVPKGRWKHGAKRRGKPSFVWGRTVSLKKENAPVGLKETALKACRVVGNGLYGVDIKEVDGNYLVVEVNDNPSIYAGQEDLRNKDVYEKIIKYLTD from the coding sequence TTGGCTAACATCGCCTGTTTTGTCGAAAAATATAATTTTACAGACCCAAAAGAAGCCAAAGCGCTCGAAAATTTCAAGTTTACAGCGGAAAAACTAGGTCACAACTTTAATTTCATGTTTCGAGAGAATCTTCTGGAAATTCCAAAGTATGACGCTGTCTTTATTAGAGCGACAACTGACCCGCTTTTTACTGCGTACATAGTTTCCAAGACTGCTTGGGAGAATGGTTTAAGAGTTGTTGACGACCCCAAATCGATACAAATCTGCGGAAACAAGATTCACTTGTATTCGCTCTTCGAAAAATATGATGTGCCGCGCATCCCAACAATCATAGTTAACAAAGACGACTTCCATCATAAACGCATATTAGAAATCTTCAGAACGTTCGGAAGACCAGTCGTGGTTAAAGCGCCATACACGAGTTTCTCAAGATACGTGGAAAAAGTTGCTTGTGAAACAAGTTTCCGTGAAGTTGCAAAAAGATTTTTCAGAAAATCTGATGTGTTGGCGGTGCAAAAGTTTACGCCAACTGCTTTTGACTGGCGAGTCGGTGTATTAAACGGTGAAGTCTTATACATTTGCAAGTATATGGTGCCGAAGGGAAGATGGAAGCATGGCGCTAAACGTCGTGGTAAGCCCAGCTTTGTTTGGGGCAGGACGGTGTCGCTTAAAAAAGAAAATGCGCCAGTCGGATTGAAGGAGACGGCGTTGAAGGCATGTAGAGTTGTGGGAAATGGACTGTATGGAGTGGACATTAAAGAGGTTGATGGTAACTATTTGGTGGTGGAAGTTAACGACAACCCAAGCATATACGCGGGACAAGAAGACTTGCGGAACAAGGACGTGTACGAGAAAATCATAAAATATTTGACAGACTAG
- a CDS encoding deoxyhypusine synthase has translation MPKNIVDDYELSEKMTVDALVKQMEKAWGFTAGKLALSVNILERMIRTRDCVKFLSFTGNLVATGTRGVFKDLVKRKLVDVVITTCGALDHDIARCWKNYYKGSFVMNDAELRKKGVNRLGNVLVPNESYGVIIEEKMQELLQSLWKEGEKELSSSQLCREIGKRICNEGSILYWAAKNKIPVYVPGITDGAVGYQLWLFSQDHNFKINLLKDSGELSDIVYNAKKTGALIVGGGISKHHTLWWNQFREGLDYAVYISTADEWDGSLSGARPREAVSWGKISAKAKRIMIEGDASLILPVMISSLISRLKKSPKLLG, from the coding sequence ATGCCGAAGAACATTGTTGATGATTATGAGCTTTCAGAGAAAATGACTGTGGATGCTCTAGTAAAACAGATGGAGAAAGCATGGGGTTTTACCGCAGGAAAACTGGCTCTGAGCGTGAATATTCTGGAACGCATGATTAGGACGCGTGACTGCGTAAAGTTTCTCTCGTTCACAGGCAATCTTGTAGCTACCGGAACAAGAGGCGTTTTCAAAGACCTCGTGAAAAGAAAACTTGTCGATGTTGTAATCACCACTTGCGGGGCTCTTGACCACGACATTGCCAGATGCTGGAAAAACTATTACAAAGGCTCATTTGTAATGAATGACGCTGAACTTCGCAAGAAAGGCGTGAACCGTTTAGGAAACGTGCTCGTCCCAAACGAAAGCTACGGCGTAATAATCGAAGAAAAAATGCAGGAGCTGCTTCAGAGTTTATGGAAAGAAGGCGAAAAAGAACTCTCATCCAGTCAGTTGTGCCGCGAAATTGGAAAAAGAATCTGCAACGAAGGCTCCATTCTCTATTGGGCAGCCAAAAACAAAATACCAGTTTACGTGCCAGGCATAACAGACGGCGCCGTGGGTTACCAACTGTGGCTTTTCTCTCAAGACCACAACTTCAAAATTAACCTTTTAAAAGATTCTGGAGAACTCAGCGATATCGTTTACAACGCGAAAAAAACCGGCGCACTAATAGTGGGCGGAGGCATCTCAAAACATCATACGCTTTGGTGGAACCAATTCAGAGAAGGCTTAGACTACGCGGTTTACATAAGCACTGCCGACGAATGGGATGGAAGCCTCTCCGGTGCTAGACCACGAGAAGCAGTCTCGTGGGGAAAAATAAGCGCGAAAGCAAAACGCATAATGATTGAGGGCGATGCTTCACTTATACTGCCCGTGATGATAAGTTCGCTGATAAGTAGATTAAAGAAAAGTCCTAAGTTACTTGGCT